TTTGAAAATGAAGACGGGATCAACAAAAAGGCCGTGGAAAACGCACTGGAGCGCATTTTTGTTACAAAGAGCGGAAAAGCGGTATTGAAGACCATGTTTCTGGCAGAGTGAAAGGAGAAGAAAAGATGAGATTTGTAATACAGAGAGTATCAGAGAGCACTGTAAAAGTTGACGGAGAAGTTATCGGACAGATTGGAAAAGGATTTATGGTACTGATAGGGGTGTCTGACAGCGATACGAAAGAGACGGCCGACAAGATGGTCAAGAAGATGCTCGGGCTTCGTATCTTTGAGGATGAGCAGGGCAAGACGAATCTGTCGCTTGATACGGTCGGCGGCGGGCTGCTGCTCATATCCCAGTTTACGCTGTACGCAAACTGCAAAAAGGGTAACCGGCCAAGCTTCATCGAAGCGGGTGGTCCTGAGATGGCGGAGGAAATGTATCAATACATTATAGACAGGTGCAGTGAACAGGTGGAAGTGGTGGAACACGGGAGGTTCGGGACAGATATGAAAGTAAGCCTCACAAACGACGGACCGTTTACGATCATATTAGATTCAGACCAGTTGTAAGGATAAAATGGGACGCAGTCTTTTGAAAGGACTGCGTCCCATTTTTGTCAAGACTTGTGACCTCATATAGAACATAATTAGATTTTTAATGAATTATTTGTGAAAAATATTAGATAATTATTAAATAAGTATAAATATGTTGACTTTTATAGTGAATATGAATAATATATTTGTTAGATTTCTAATTATCTGGGAGGAGGTGCGAAATGAATGAAAATAAGGATAATGTACCGGTATATGTGATTTTGCATCGTTTGATCCATATGAGTAAATATCAGGCGTTTAAGCGTCTGGATGATTTTGATCTGAAGCCGAGCCAGGCGGGAATACTGTTTGTGCTGTCCTGCAACGGTAAGCTTTCCCAGCGGGAGCTGGCTGAGAAGATAGGGATCACCCCTCCGTCTATGACAGTTGCGCTGCGCAAGATGGAAAACCGTGGTTATATTAAAAAAGAACCGGACGAAAAAGACCAGCGGATCATAAGGATATTGCTCACAGAAAAGGGTGAAGACTGTGTGGAGGACATAAGAGCTGTGGTGGATAAGATGGAGGCAGTCCTCTACCGGAACATGACGCAGGAGGAGAAAATGCTGCTGAGGAGGCTTCTGCTCCAGATGCAGGAGAATCTTCTTGATTCCAAAGAATTCAAGGGTATGGATATGGCGCTCATCATGGAACGTACACGTCCTACATTAAAAGACAGAATATAAACACGAAAGGAAAGGCATTATATGAGTAAACTGTTAAAATTTTTAAAACCTTATGCCGGCGCGGTCCTGGCCATTCTATGTGTGCTCATCGTTCAGGCATATTGTGATCTGTCGCTGCCGACCTACACTTCTGAAATTGTAAATGTAGGTATCCAGCAGGGCGGTATCAGTGAGACGATACCGGAGGAGATCGGAGAAAAGGATCTTGATAAGCTGCTGCTGTTTGTGGCATCTGACAGACAGGATACCGTCAGAGACGCATATGAAGTAAGCAAAAAGGAATACGACTACGACGGAAAAGTATATACGTTGAAAAAATCGGTCAGAGATGACGAAAAGAAGCTTGAGAAGCTTACCGGGATTCTGGGGAAACCGATGCTTCTTGTAAGCGGTTTTGAGTCCGGCAGTGATATGACGAAGAAAATGCAGGATGAGATGAAGTCCCAGATGCAGAGTCAGATGCAGGCCCAGGTCGAGGCGCAGGTAAATGAGCAGATAGAGGCGCGGACAGCAGGGCAGAATCTGCCGGAAGAGGCAAAAGAGCAGATGAAGCAGCAGGCATTAGAGCAGGCCAAGTCACAGCTTCCGGATGTGGGCAGCATGTCTGTATTTGAAATGTTTGAAAATATGGAACCAGAGCAGAGAGATGAGGCGGTCGCACAGATCGAGAAGAACATGGTATCCATGCCGGAGACGATGGTGGAACAGGCAGCCGCGTCCTATATTAAAACAGCATACGGCAATCTGGGCATAAACGTGGATGACATACAGAATCATTATGTATTATATACCGGCGGGAAAATGCTTGCGCTTGCAGCGCTTGGAATGCTTGCAAGCATACTTGTAGGCCTGCTGGCGTCAAGAGTGGGCGCGTCGGTAGGGCGCGGGCTCCGCGGAGATGTATTTAAGAAGGTGGTCGGGTTCTCCAACGGAGAGTTTGACAAATTTTCTACCGCCTCTCTTATCACGAGAAGCACGAACGACATCCAGCAGATACAGATGCTGTCAGTCATGATACTGCGTATGGTTTTATACGCGCCGATCATGGCGGTCGGAGGCATATGGAAAGTATTTAACACAAATGCAGATATGTCGTGGATCATCGCTCTGGCGGTCGGTTTGATCCTCTGTGTTGTTGTCACGCTGTTTGTCGTTGTTATGCCGAAATTTAAGATAGTGCAGAGCCTTGTTGACCGTCTGAACCTTGTATCGAGGGAAATCCTGACCGGCCTTCCGGTCATCCGGGCTTTCAGTACAGAAAAGTATGAGGAAAAGCGTTTTGATAAAGCAAATATGGATCTGACGAGGGTCAATCTGTTTGTCAACAGAGCCATGACATTTATGATGCCGACGATGATGCTCATCATGAACGGCATCACTGTACTCATCGTCTGGTCCGGAGCGCACAATGTCAACGACGGCACGATGCAGGTCGGAGATATGATGGCATTTATCCAGTACACAATGCAGATCATCATGTCCTTCCTGATGATATGCATGATATCTGTCATGCTTCCCAGAGCGGCAGTATCCGCGGTGCGTGTGGATGAAGTGCTCAGAAGCAGCACGCTCATTCATGACCCGGAGAATCCGGAAGCACTTCCGCAGGACGGCAAAGGGGAGGTTACATTTGACCATGTATCGTTCCGGTATCCGGGAGCGGAGGAGGATGTGCTGCACAACCTTACATTTACGGCGAAGCCGGGAGAGACGACCGCCATTATCGGCAGTACGGGCAGCGGAAAGACGACGCTCGTAAATCTCATACCGAGGTTCTATGATGTGACGGAGGGACAGGTGCTTGTGGACGGGAAAGATGTGCGCAGCATCTCGCAGCATGAGCTTCGCGGACAGCTCGGTTTTGTGCCGCAGAAGGGTATTCTGTTTTCCGGCGATATTGCCTCCAATATCATGTACGGCAACCCGGGCGGCAGTGAGGAAGAAATGCGTGAGGCCGCGCAGATTGCTCAGGCGGCGGAATTTATAGACAACAAAAAGAAGAAATACGAAAGTCCGATCTCCCAGGGCGGAGCAAATGTTTCCGGTGGCCAGAAACAGAGACTTTCTATCGCGAGGGCAATTGCAAAACATCCGAAGGTATATATTTTTGACGACAGTTTCTCAGCGCTCGATTACAAGACAGATGTGAAGCTCAGAAATGCATTGAAAGAAAAGACGGCGGAGAGTACAGTGATCATCGTTGCGCAGCGGATCAGCACGATACTGCACGCGGAGCAGATCATTGTGCTGGATGACGGGGTGATCGCAGGGATCGGCACACACAAAGAGCTGCTTAAGAACTGTGACGCATACTATCAGATCGCGTCTTCACAGCTGTCGGAGAAAGAACTGAGTGAAGATATGAAGGAGGTGGGCTAATATGGCAGAAACAGGACAGACCGGAAGACGCCGCGGACCTATGGGCGGTCCCCACGGCGCGGCGATGGCAGGAGAGAAAGCCCGGGACTTTAAAGGAACTATGAAGAAGCTCATGAACTATATGGGCAAATATAAGATCGCCATATTCTTTGTCTTCATATTTGCCATCGGAGGGACCATATTCAATATTCTGGGACCTAAGATCCTCGGGAAGGCGACGACAGAGATATTTAACGGACTGGTAGGTAAGGTGTCCGGCGGAAGCGGTATTGATTTTACCAGGGTGGCGGAAATACTCATCACCGTGCTCTGCCTCTACGTGGTCAGCGCAGCCTTTTCATTTATCCAGGGCTACATCATGACGGGGATATCACAGAAGATGACGTACCGTCTGAGAAAAGAGATATCAGAGAAGATAAACCGTATGCCGATGAACTATTTTGACAAAATGACACACGGTGAGATTCTTTCCAGAATAACGAACGATATAGATACACTCGGGCAGAGTCTGAACCAGAGTGCGACGCAGGTCATCACTTCTGTGACGACGATCATCGGTGTGCTTGTGATGATGCTCAGCATCAGCCCGCTCATGACGCTCATAGCGCTGCTCATACTTCCGATCTCCATGGGACTTATTTCTGCCATCGTGAAGCGTTCCCAGAAATACTTTAAGAATCAGCAGGAATATCTGGGGCATATCAACGGCCAGGTGGAGGAAGTGTACGGAGGACATAATATCGTCAAAGTATTCAACAAAGAAGGCGACGTCATCGATACGTTCGACGAGACGAATGAAATATTGTACCAGTCGGCGTGGAAATCACAGTTTCTTTCCGGTATGATGATGCCGGTGATGCAGTTTGTCGGGAATCTCGGTTATGTTGGCGTGACCATTCTTGGCGGATATCTGGCGATCAAGAAGACGATAGAGGTCGGAGATATCCAGTCCTTTATCCAGTATGTGCGCAGTTTCACACAGCCGATCCAGCAGGTGGCACAGGTAGCAAATATGCTGCAGTCCACGGCAGCAGCGTCAGAGCGTGTGTTTGCGTTCCTCGAAGAACAGGAAGAAGACCAGACCGTGTCTGATCCGGTCTCTGTAGACGGTCTGGACGGAAGGGTTGAATTTGAACACGTACACTTCGGGTATAATCCGGACCATACGATAATCAACGATTTCAGCGCCAGGATAGAGCCGGGACAGAAGATCGCGATCGTAGGGCCGACCGGGGCAGGAAAGACGACAATGGTCAAGCTGCTCATGAGATTTTATGACGTGAACAGCGGCTCCATCAAGGTGGACGGACATGACATCCGCGATTTCAACAGAAGCGAGCTGCGCCAGCTGTTCGGAATGGTACTCCAGGATACATGGCTGTTCAAGGGCAGCATAGAAGACAACATCCGCTACGGAAGATTAGACGCCAGCCATGAGGAAGTGGTGGAAGCAGCCAAGGCGGCCCATGTACACCGGTTTGTCCAGACACTTCCGAACGGATATGAAATGGAACTGAACGAGGAGGCAAGCAACGTGTCCCAGGGACAGAAGCAGCTTCTCACCATCGCGCGGGCAATCCTTGCAGATCCGAAAATACTCATTCTTGACGAAGCGACAAGCTCCGTAGATACAAGAACAGAAGTCAGGATACAGAAAGCGATGGATAACCTGATGAAGGGCAGAACGAGCTTTATCATCGCACACCGGCTGTCGACCATCCGGGACGCAGACCTGATTCTCGTCATGAAAGACGGCGATATCATAGAGCAGGGGAACCACGAAGAACTGCTCGCCCAGAACGGCTTCTACGCCGAGCTTTACAATTCACAGTTTGAAAGAAGCGCATAGGGACAGGGCAAAACCCAAATGGGGACGGAGGTTTTTTAAAAAACCTCCGTCCCCATTTGGGTTTTGCCCTGTCCCTATTTACGTCTGTATTTTTTTGGCGTATACTTGCAATATAGTACGGGTGAAAGGAGAAGCAAAATGAAGCTTCGTGTTTTGATTGACAACAATACATATATTGACCAGTATTTTCTCGGTGAACCGGCGCTGTCATACTATATCGAGTCGGGAGACAAGAGAATCCTGTTTGACACCGGATATTCGGATGCTTTTATGTATAATGCGCGGAAGATGGGGATAGACCTGGGAAATCTGACGCACATCATCCTGTCTCACGGTCACAACGATCATACAGGAGGCCTGGCTTATCTGAAGGAGAAATTTGATCTGAAGGAGACAGAACTGATCGCACATCCGGCCTGCTTTAATGAGAAAAAGGCGCCGGAGGGAAATATCGGCGCACCCGTGACGGAAAAAGAGATGAGGAGTCTCTGCCGCCTTAACCTGAAGAAGGAGCCTTTCTGGGTGGACGAGGAGATGGTGTTCCTCGGAGAGATTCAGGAAAGGCTGCCGTTTGAGAAGCGTAAATGTATGGGACAGTGCAGAGACGGTGGCAGCTGGGAAGCGGATCATGTGACGGAAGATTCCGCGGCCGTATTTAAGACCCCAAAAGGGCTCTTTATCGTTACAGGCTGTTCACACAGCGGTATCTGCAATATTATAGAACAGGCGAAAGACGTATGCAGATGCGGGCGGATCGCCGGCGTCATCGGAGGGTTTCATCTTTTTAATGTCGATGAAAGGCTGGAGGATACGATACGATATCTCAGACAGACAGATGCTGAAATGCTGTACCCGTGTCATTGCGTCTCCTTTGCCGTGAAGGCAAAGATGAATGAGACCATGCCGGTCCGTGAGGTGGGGACGGGAATGACGATAGAGCTGTAAACGGCAGTCTGGTCAAAATGAAGAAAGTAAAACGGAGGAAGAGAAAATGGATCGGCTGGATCAGCAGTTTGAATTTATAAGGGAAATTGACAAGGAGAAATTTATCGGCAGGCAGACCTATCTTTCTGACGGTTTGAGGAAGGAAAATGATGCGGAACATGCATGGCATATGGCGGTCATGACACTGCTCTTAAGCGAGTATGCCAACGACGAGATCGATGTGCTCAAGACGATATCCATGCTGCTCATCCATGATATCGTAGAGATTGATGCGGGAGATACATATGCGTATGATGAGGAGGCAAAGTCAACGCAGGAAGCAAGGGAGCAGAAAGCAGCCGAGAGAATCTTCGGGCTTTTGCCGGAGGACCAGGGAAGGAAAATGAAAAGTCTCTGGGAGGAGTTTGAGGAGCGAAAGACGCCGGAAGCCCGGTTTGCCCGGACAATGGACAATATCCAGCCGGTGATGCTTAACGCGGCCGCTGACGGGAAGGCGTGGCGGGAACACAAGGTCAGGCTGGAGCAGATAATGAAGCGGAATGAATGCACCCGGACGGGATCGGAACAATTGTGGGAGTATGCCCGGAGCGAGTTTATAGAGCCGAACGTGGAAAAGGGTAATATAGACACGAAATGAATTGTATATAGAGAAATGAAAAACAGCCGGATATGTTCCGGCTGCTTTTATGCAAAGAGAGGTTTGAGTTTATTTCATTGAGAGACCTGTTAAGACAGATTTAACGTGATCTACTTCCTGCTGTGTAGCTTTGGCGGCCGGAACATAGTAACTTTTTTCTCTCGCCACCTGATACAGTTTTTCCTGAGACATTTCGCATTCGTTACGCATCTGTTTCAGACATTGTTTTAACTCTTTGTTTTCTGTCTGGGAAATCATTTCCCCAAATCTTGTAAGTTCTCCGTTTACGCCTGCTAAAGCGTCTGATACCATCGTTTTGTCGTCAAACATGCTGATTTCCTCCTATAAGAATTTCATTAGATCCTGTTTGTTTTTCATTGCTGAATTGGCAGCATCCTGGAACAGTTTCTTTACTTCCGGGTCTTTTGCTTCATTGGCATACTCGGTCATTTTGCAGTGGGATGTGTCGTAACCGCCGATAAGGTGACGTAAATTCTGTAAGTCTAAAACTGATATTTCGGACATTTAATTCTCCTCCTTTATACCTATTGATTCTTTGTTAGTATGTCCTGCTGCGGCAGTATTATACGACGTGGATGACTTTGGAATTACTGGAAAATTTTATGAATTCATGAAAGAGTTTCTGCATGGCAGCAGATGTACAATACATGCATTCGGGATGCCACTGCACGCCTAATCGGAAAGGGTGTGTCACGGATTCCACTGCTTCTATCATACCGTCGGCCGTGATTCCGGTTATGCGCAGATCTTCGCCTACTGTTTTGATACACTGATGATGAAATGTATTGGTATATAAGGATTCCCCGCAAATATTATATAGCAGGCTATTGGAAGAAAGGGTGACTTTATGGCTGACATCTGCTCTTGACTGAGACAGCTGTACATGATTGATAGAAGGAGACGGGCGCAGCGATATATCCTGGTATATCGTGCCTCCTGAAGCGATATTCAAGATCTGCATTCCGCGGCAGACTGCAAGTAGAGGAAGTTTTGAGTCTATGATATGCCGCATCAAAGACAGATGGGACCTGTCCGTGTTCAAGTCTGTATGTCCTCTGTCTGTGAGCAGTTCTTCCCCGAACAGGAAGGGGGTGACATCGTCGCCTCCGCAGAACAGAAAGCCGTCACAGATGTCTGTATAACCGGCGTATGTCTCTTCTTGGGACGTGCACGGCAGCAGGACCGGTGTTCCGCCGGATGCCTCCACTGCATGGATATAAGTCTGCGGCACAAACTGCCGCTCATTCATAAAACCACAGGATACGATTCCGATAATAGGATTCATAAGCCCTCCTTTTCAATGTTTTGGGTGATATAACCGGGATCATTACATTTTTTTCCCGATTGGAGTATACTGATATATAGAAACTTATATTAAAATCTTACATTAGAACGTATGTGAAGGAGACGGTAAATATGAAATTGATCGATATGCACTGCGACACGGTCTGGAAGCTGATGGATCTGGGGGGAGAAGGCGACCTTATGACAGGCAGCTGTGACGTTACGATACCCCGGATGCGGCAGGCAGGTACGCTGGCACAATTTTTTGCCTGCTTTGGCTATCTGGATGATTTTAAAGATAAAGGCGGATACGATGCCTGCTACAGACATATTCTGGATATGGCAGCGTATCTGAAGGAGCAGACGGAGATACATA
This is a stretch of genomic DNA from [Clostridium] hylemonae DSM 15053. It encodes these proteins:
- a CDS encoding ABC transporter ATP-binding protein produces the protein MSKLLKFLKPYAGAVLAILCVLIVQAYCDLSLPTYTSEIVNVGIQQGGISETIPEEIGEKDLDKLLLFVASDRQDTVRDAYEVSKKEYDYDGKVYTLKKSVRDDEKKLEKLTGILGKPMLLVSGFESGSDMTKKMQDEMKSQMQSQMQAQVEAQVNEQIEARTAGQNLPEEAKEQMKQQALEQAKSQLPDVGSMSVFEMFENMEPEQRDEAVAQIEKNMVSMPETMVEQAAASYIKTAYGNLGINVDDIQNHYVLYTGGKMLALAALGMLASILVGLLASRVGASVGRGLRGDVFKKVVGFSNGEFDKFSTASLITRSTNDIQQIQMLSVMILRMVLYAPIMAVGGIWKVFNTNADMSWIIALAVGLILCVVVTLFVVVMPKFKIVQSLVDRLNLVSREILTGLPVIRAFSTEKYEEKRFDKANMDLTRVNLFVNRAMTFMMPTMMLIMNGITVLIVWSGAHNVNDGTMQVGDMMAFIQYTMQIIMSFLMICMISVMLPRAAVSAVRVDEVLRSSTLIHDPENPEALPQDGKGEVTFDHVSFRYPGAEEDVLHNLTFTAKPGETTAIIGSTGSGKTTLVNLIPRFYDVTEGQVLVDGKDVRSISQHELRGQLGFVPQKGILFSGDIASNIMYGNPGGSEEEMREAAQIAQAAEFIDNKKKKYESPISQGGANVSGGQKQRLSIARAIAKHPKVYIFDDSFSALDYKTDVKLRNALKEKTAESTVIIVAQRISTILHAEQIIVLDDGVIAGIGTHKELLKNCDAYYQIASSQLSEKELSEDMKEVG
- a CDS encoding ABC transporter ATP-binding protein, producing MAETGQTGRRRGPMGGPHGAAMAGEKARDFKGTMKKLMNYMGKYKIAIFFVFIFAIGGTIFNILGPKILGKATTEIFNGLVGKVSGGSGIDFTRVAEILITVLCLYVVSAAFSFIQGYIMTGISQKMTYRLRKEISEKINRMPMNYFDKMTHGEILSRITNDIDTLGQSLNQSATQVITSVTTIIGVLVMMLSISPLMTLIALLILPISMGLISAIVKRSQKYFKNQQEYLGHINGQVEEVYGGHNIVKVFNKEGDVIDTFDETNEILYQSAWKSQFLSGMMMPVMQFVGNLGYVGVTILGGYLAIKKTIEVGDIQSFIQYVRSFTQPIQQVAQVANMLQSTAAASERVFAFLEEQEEDQTVSDPVSVDGLDGRVEFEHVHFGYNPDHTIINDFSARIEPGQKIAIVGPTGAGKTTMVKLLMRFYDVNSGSIKVDGHDIRDFNRSELRQLFGMVLQDTWLFKGSIEDNIRYGRLDASHEEVVEAAKAAHVHRFVQTLPNGYEMELNEEASNVSQGQKQLLTIARAILADPKILILDEATSSVDTRTEVRIQKAMDNLMKGRTSFIIAHRLSTIRDADLILVMKDGDIIEQGNHEELLAQNGFYAELYNSQFERSA
- a CDS encoding MarR family winged helix-turn-helix transcriptional regulator; its protein translation is MNENKDNVPVYVILHRLIHMSKYQAFKRLDDFDLKPSQAGILFVLSCNGKLSQRELAEKIGITPPSMTVALRKMENRGYIKKEPDEKDQRIIRILLTEKGEDCVEDIRAVVDKMEAVLYRNMTQEEKMLLRRLLLQMQENLLDSKEFKGMDMALIMERTRPTLKDRI
- a CDS encoding MBL fold metallo-hydrolase → MKLRVLIDNNTYIDQYFLGEPALSYYIESGDKRILFDTGYSDAFMYNARKMGIDLGNLTHIILSHGHNDHTGGLAYLKEKFDLKETELIAHPACFNEKKAPEGNIGAPVTEKEMRSLCRLNLKKEPFWVDEEMVFLGEIQERLPFEKRKCMGQCRDGGSWEADHVTEDSAAVFKTPKGLFIVTGCSHSGICNIIEQAKDVCRCGRIAGVIGGFHLFNVDERLEDTIRYLRQTDAEMLYPCHCVSFAVKAKMNETMPVREVGTGMTIEL
- a CDS encoding HD domain-containing protein, with protein sequence MDRLDQQFEFIREIDKEKFIGRQTYLSDGLRKENDAEHAWHMAVMTLLLSEYANDEIDVLKTISMLLIHDIVEIDAGDTYAYDEEAKSTQEAREQKAAERIFGLLPEDQGRKMKSLWEEFEERKTPEARFARTMDNIQPVMLNAAADGKAWREHKVRLEQIMKRNECTRTGSEQLWEYARSEFIEPNVEKGNIDTK
- the dtd gene encoding D-aminoacyl-tRNA deacylase: MRFVIQRVSESTVKVDGEVIGQIGKGFMVLIGVSDSDTKETADKMVKKMLGLRIFEDEQGKTNLSLDTVGGGLLLISQFTLYANCKKGNRPSFIEAGGPEMAEEMYQYIIDRCSEQVEVVEHGRFGTDMKVSLTNDGPFTIILDSDQL
- a CDS encoding gamma-glutamyl-gamma-aminobutyrate hydrolase family protein — protein: MNPIIGIVSCGFMNERQFVPQTYIHAVEASGGTPVLLPCTSQEETYAGYTDICDGFLFCGGDDVTPFLFGEELLTDRGHTDLNTDRSHLSLMRHIIDSKLPLLAVCRGMQILNIASGGTIYQDISLRPSPSINHVQLSQSRADVSHKVTLSSNSLLYNICGESLYTNTFHHQCIKTVGEDLRITGITADGMIEAVESVTHPFRLGVQWHPECMYCTSAAMQKLFHEFIKFSSNSKVIHVV
- a CDS encoding spore coat protein; translated protein: MFDDKTMVSDALAGVNGELTRFGEMISQTENKELKQCLKQMRNECEMSQEKLYQVAREKSYYVPAAKATQQEVDHVKSVLTGLSMK